The Borrelia coriaceae genome has a window encoding:
- the bdr gene encoding Bdr family repetitive protein — MGLAQSVITQQMVISELIKAGINREIAIDLSYRYYKNELTYKDLEYLENTFNLMLDKVEALLQSEIKAVKIDLDNKIENVKSELKSDIKDLDNKVDNLEINLNVNIENIRSELKLDIKDLDNKIENVRSELKSDIKDLDNKIDVKFNELDIKINNLEKNNKWIFGLTFALWLTVLGGFIALIFK, encoded by the coding sequence ATGGGACTTGCACAATCCGTAATTACGCAACAGATGGTGATATCTGAGCTAATTAAAGCAGGGATTAATAGGGAGATTGCTATTGATCTGTCTTACAGATATTATAAAAATGAGCTTACGTATAAAGACCTTGAGTATTTGGAAAATACGTTTAATCTTATGCTTGACAAGGTTGAGGCACTTTTACAATCTGAGATTAAGGCAGTCAAGATAGATCTAGATAATAAGATAGAAAATGTAAAAAGTGAATTAAAATCAGATATAAAAGACCTTGATAATAAGGTTGATAATTTAGAGATTAATTTAAATGTAAATATAGAGAATATAAGAAGTGAATTAAAATTAGATATAAAAGATCTAGATAATAAGATAGAAAATGTAAGAAGTGAATTAAAGTCAGATATAAAAGATCTAGATAATAAGATTGATGTCAAATTTAATGAACTTGATATTAAAATTAATAATTTAGAAAAGAATAATAAGTGGATCTTTGGACTAACTTTTGCATTATGGTTAACAGTTTTGGGAGGTTTTATAGCCTTAATATTTAAGTGA